The genomic DNA CGCGCGCGCTTAGGGAAGACAGGCGAGCTTTATCATCACAGGTAATTTTGAGTTTGAGCAGGcttccccgaaaaaaaaaacatggcctCCCCGTTTGGTGATGTCGATCCGATTCCGGCTATCACATTCTCAACGATTCGTCCCCAAAACTTCATGCTGAGAGCTGCGTACGCGGCCCGgtaaatacattaaaatagGAACAAAGGTCAAATTTGTCAAGCGGATTGCTGCTGTGGCGGTTCACCGGCTGGCGACGATCGTGGCAGTGTTGGGTGTGTTGGTGAGCAGCATCGGTGGCGACTGGGCCTGCGGGACTACCACCATCTGTGCGAGCGATCCGGGAACGGTcgtgactgctgctgctgctgctgctgctccagtgGGACCGGACCCGGCACCAGGCACCAATGGCAACTGTCCTCCTAAGCTCGGGTCCGTCGTTGCAAGCTGAGCTGGTGCAGCCTGGAGCCGACTCTGTTTACTTTGCTTCGTGACTCCGCCacctccgccaccaccgccgggcGGGTTCTTCTGCGCCAGATGGGTCTGGTAGTGTTTGGCCAGATGGGCCTTCTGGCGGAAGCTTTTGCCACAGAGCGAACACGCGAACGGTTTCTCCCCGGTGTGGGTGCGTATGTGCACGTTCACGGAGTACTTGTCCTTGAAGCCCTTGGAACAGATGGAACAGTAGTGGAGCGATCGTTCCTTGCGCTGTCCATTGCCGCACTGGGTGGGGCTGGTGGTGGcagtggttgtggtggtggtggtggaggtggtcagCTGAGTTGTGCCGTTGGAGCCGGCCGTCACACTGCCAGGACTCAGCAGCGCCGCAGCTCCAGCTCCGCCGGTGATCGTGTTGAGGTTGCTCATgctcgtgttgttgttgttcgtggTCAGGCATGTCAGCGTGGGGCTGTTGTTGGCGTTGGCCTGTGCACTTCCGGCATTGTTGCTGAGAGATCGCTTGTAGTTCTTCTTCGTCCGGGGAGCCTTAGCCTTGGTGGTGGAGGTCGTTGTCACCACGTCCGAGGAGGTTGTCGTTGAAACGGGCGGTTGCCGGGGAAGTCCTCCCGTTGGCGACATTACGCCCATGTTGCCGTGTCCTggatgatgttgatggttCCCTCCCGTCAGCAGCGTGTTGGTAGTCGCGCTGGCATTGCATCCGTTACCCATCGACGGTGCTTCCACGATGATCTCCGcgtagttgttgttgtccgTGCAAAACTGCTGGACCTCCGTCGCTATCCGCTTCAGCTTCTCGTAGTCCTCCGGGAAGGCAGCATCAAGCGTAAGGAACATATCGTCCACCACCACACTCGCGGGACCCGTGccacctccaccgccaccTGCACCAAGATCCGTCACCTGTCCGGTGGATGCGACCatctgatgttgctgctgatgctgatgttgctgctgggaGGTGGCCGACTGGTTAGTGGAGGCTGGTGAGTGTAACACCGACTCGTCGTACATGGTGCTGGCCAGCGTGGAATCGGCGTACGCCGCCAACGAATCCGTGGGATCTCCGGCCGAGTAGAGGACTCGTCGCAACTCATCGTCCTTCATGTGTCCGGTGGCAGGTAGCACGGTGATGGCTCCATTCTGCAACGGCAGTCCAGTGCCTTTGGTGTAGCCTTTACCCTGCAGAGCGCTGCGAAGCAAAGACTCGGGCGTGTCCTGCTGTATTACGTTATGGTCCGACATCTGCcagtcgttgttgttgttgttctggtAGGCCAGCACACTGTTGGGGTCCAGCAGCTGACTCGATAGGACGATGTTACTCGACGTGACCGGcatctgttgctgttgcgattGTACTTGCTGGAGTTGCGTTGGTTGCGATTGCGCATGATGAGTGGCGTGCTGCTGTTGAACTAGCTGCAgatgctgatgttgctgttgctgatgctgctgttgctgctgcttgctgctgttgctgctgatggtgaggATCGTCTTTCGCGTGGTGATCCGTACCGAAGCCACTGTCGTCGTAGGAGAAACATTCCGTCTTGACATAGCCCGGAAATCCTCCGAGTATTGTGTCGAGATCGAGGTTAGAAGCGGGAGCGGCTGGTTCCGAGCTGGACGGGTCCTTTCTTAATACCCACGGCTCCGGTGCTCCGTTTAATACTGTTAGTGTGTAGATCTGTGGATGAGAAGACGGAAGAGATCGTGATCCTCTGTTTACTGAGCGGGTTCTTCCCGTTCGTACCTGTCCATCTGTATCGGCCACCTGACTGTTGAGTGgtccgttgttgttgttgctgctggggtTGTTGGCGGCGTTGCTATTTGTGTTGCTATTGCTCGTCGTTGtagtgttgttgttctgctgTATCCAACAGTAGCGATTAAGATCCTCGAACATGGCCGGATCTAACCGATTGGCATCTTTGTCGGGGCCCCAGAACTGTgagcaaagcaagcaaaaaaaaaagaacgagaAACATGATTAACTAATCTCCTTCCTTACGATTTCTTGCCTTTTCTTAGGACACACGAGAATAGAAAATTGAGCAACGCAGACAATCGCGCAGTGATGCAAGAATTACATTAATTAATAATTCCACCGGACGCATCGTTTCGattgtttattgatttatggCCGTTGCTGCTAGACTCGACTGCACTGTCGACAGGTATGTGTACCTTGAGCATTTTATTGCACCCATCCCGCACCGGATGAAAAATGCATTCGCCCAGACGCGGCGCATGCAGTGGAAGAATTTTACGGTTTTACAGTGCACAATGAGAAATGATCACGATTTGCGCATATAAATATGCTGATGAGTGTGATGTTCAGATTGAAGCACTTCGTGAGCGGAGCAATGTCAACGAGCAGGAAGATCCTGCACGTGCAAACTGCTTCTCAGGGTTCCTGGGTTATTTTTTCTGCTGGCTCACATCGTCCGAGTGTACCTTAATAGGCTCTCAGGGACTTAAGCTTTGTGGATGGATGACTCGATCTTTAGTGGAGGGTTTATACAATTTGATCAATATGTAGAATGGAGTGTGCCTCTATCTGTTTCATTAGGCTTTATGGTTTTTGCTACTTAACTGTCGCTACGTACGATCGCGAAATATCACAGAAATAAGAGTAGCAAATCCTTCGCCCGGCTTCGACTCTACTGAAAGATCTACTTGCTCGATCGAATAACTGGTTGCGATTTTTATAATCACACGAGCAAACCAGGTATGCCGTTCGAGAGAATGCCAGATATTTAGATTACgacaaatggaaaatggagaCCGACCGAGGAAAAGGGCCGTTAAAGTAACTTTAACCAGTCATCATTGGCTAAAAGTTGATACATTTAAGCGTTAAACTTTAACAACAATTTATGCAAAACATTCCAATTCCCCTAGGGAGAGAGGACGAGAGATGCCACACTACTACGAGGGTGGTCGTAAACCCTCCGTGGGGCACTCGGCCACTCAGCTCAGGGGGAAGGCTTTTCCTTCGCGGCCTAATGATCTGCACCGGTTTGCACGAACCTGAACCCGGTTTTAGTTTCGCGTTGCTGATTTGCTAATAAATCTTAACCATCCTGAACCTCGGCTGCGGCAACCACCCACTCCTCTCTCCCCACGTTGCCTCCGGGGCAGATGAAGTGGTCGAGAAACGTCTTGAAAAACGGTCCGACTTTCAGTTTCATCTTAAAGTCATTTCGCAAATGAAAGAACTGAGGAAGGTTTGCTGCGAAGACGATCATGCGACGGTACGACGCATACTGCGCGTTAATTGATTGACGAATGCGAACGACGATCCTATTTGGAACGAGTTTGTTGCCGAGGATGTTCTCGCACTCATGCCGGGCTGATTAGTAAGACAGGCCGGTGCTGGTGCTTCGACAGTTTGAACGAAGTCGTGCACTTGCAGCAGCCTGCAACGGTAGTGGCCCTGCATGCTCCCTAATGGCACTAAATCATCATCACTCAAGCTGGAGCGAGAGGGCAGTTGGGGATGGGGAGAGAAAAGGGTCAATACAAACGCTCCGATAAGACAGacgcaaagagagagagagagagagagagagatgcacTACGATGGCGCGATAGGCGCCTACCGAGGCCTGTTAGACTtgttgggtggtggtgggttgcATCTTACCGACGTTCCATCGTAAACCATCATTAGGAGCAAATAAACCGAAGCATCCCGGAGCAGAACGCACGCTCGGTTTTGCACCCAAAGGACGGGAATGTGCGTGGGCACTCTCGGACGCGGACTGGGTCAACCATGGCAAAAAGGGAGTTGATAGCGGCAGATACAATCAGATAAAGGGAAATGTCATGGCGCACTTATCAGCGAACTGCCATCTCCGCTTCCTATATCTTACTCCCGATCGCACAGATTTGTTACGATCGCTTGACAATCGGTGACATCGTGTGGTCAAACGGTAAAAAAGGCGGTACGTTTTGCTGAGATGTCTTTACTTAGCGCTGAAGCTAAGTGACGTTACACGACGGACGGACGGGTCATTAAGTGATTGTAGGGGAGTATGTGTACGGAAGCATTAGTGCGGATTATGTTTCGTTTTGGACGGTGGACGGACACACAGGGACTTGGGGTATCATTTTGGTGTAGATCATTatattaatgttttttttagaGAAATTTCTGCCTCTTCTTCCAACATTGCTTTCAAACAGTTCAGCGTAACCGAGCGTTGGTTGAGTGATGTCTTCCAATATCGGATCGCATACAGAACATGCCCAGCGTAGAAGAACCCTCTTTGGGATCTTGATGTGGTAGACCAATTTGATAATCGTTGATGTCCAAAGTTGGGAAGGTTTCGTCAACTATAGAGACTAGATACATCAATCGTTCTTTGCTCTGTTCTAATTCTGCTATTGAGGGACGAATGTCCTGGACTGGTGCCTGATAAACTGATTGCTTTAACTCTTGGATGGGAAGGATCCTCCAAAGTTTTTTTTGACTGCACCATGACTTCTCGTCAATGTTCACCGATTTTCGTTTCGACcaaagttttttcttcttaatccGTAAGCCAGTCTACTACCAAGAGCTGATGTAGGTTGCGAGCAGTGTTGCTTCTTCAAGTTAACAAACCTTTATCTTCTGT from Anopheles stephensi strain Indian chromosome 2, UCI_ANSTEP_V1.0, whole genome shotgun sequence includes the following:
- the LOC118507137 gene encoding mucin-19-like gives rise to the protein MHMLDLITDIAMASSSSQMEISEPFRTEDLSKTDFFDFVTGSAPDMAISSSSGGPGGGGGGGGGGGGGGGGGGSGATNTSNVNSNNPCNRSLSGVLPSMGPNGVTDRPPDGRNGSEGSPMDGTQTNRVTGSGGGPVPDANDQPLQGFDQFWGPDKDANRLDPAMFEDLNRYCWIQQNNNTTTTSNSNTNSNAANNPSSNNNNGPLNSQVADTDGQIYTLTVLNGAPEPWVLRKDPSSSEPAAPASNLDLDTILGGFPGYVKTECFSYDDSGFGTDHHAKDDPHHQQQQQQAQVQSQQQQMPVTSSNIVLSSQLLDPNSVLAYQNNNNNDWQMSDHNVIQQDTPESLLRSALQGKGYTKGTGLPLQNGAITVLPATGHMKDDELRRVLYSAGDPTDSLAAYADSTLASTMYDESVLHSPASTNQSATSQQQHQHQQQHQMVASTGQVTDLGAGGGGGGTGPASVVVDDMFLTLDAAFPEDYEKLKRIATEVQQFCTDNNNYAEIIVEAPSMGNGCNASATTNTLLTGGNHQHHPGHGNMGVMSPTGGLPRQPPVSTTTSSDVVTTTSTTKAKAPRTKKNYKRSLSNNAGSAQANANNSPTLTCLTTNNNNTSMSNLNTITGGAGAAALLSPGSVTAGSNGTTQLTTSTTTTTTTATTSPTQCGNGQRKERSLHYCSICSKGFKDKYSVNVHIRTHTGEKPFACSLCGKSFRQKAHLAKHYQTHLAQKNPPGGGGGGGGVTKQSKQSRLQAAPAQLATTDPSLGGQLPLVPGAGSGPTGAAAAAAAVTTVPGSLAQMVVVPQAQSPPMLLTNTPNTATIVASR